One genomic window of Candidatus Polarisedimenticolia bacterium includes the following:
- a CDS encoding protein kinase produces MRLAPGFRLGPYEILSLAGAGGMGEVYRALDMRLAREIALKVLPEAFARDPERLSRFEREARVLASLNHPGIGIIHGLENIDGVRFLVLELIPGETLQERLSRGALPADEALNLGRQIAAALEAAHDKGVTHRDLKPANVKLPAEDKIKLLDFGLAKAFSEALPSRDATLSPTITSGGTRHGVILGTAAYMSPEQARGKPTDRRTDIWAFGCVLYEMLSGFRPFAGETVSDTIARILEREPDWKALPPATPPRIRSLLGRCLRKDADRRLHDIADGRIEIEDALAEPPGTKAAISPLGTERHRRKWVTWGAAAVTIALLSSLTTAVLLRKGSGGSSDRLRLSEVARLTHDPGLSEWPTWSPDGSLLAFASNRGGNFEIYVRRVDGGQEVNVTNDPSEDFQPAFSPDGKSLAFVSTRSSRSSMIKIGGFLSYEFRKFGGDLWVVPALGGSARRIARDANTPAWHPEGTKIAYVSGLEGHRSILQVAADGGEPQALLPGAASRWEIVRLLYSPSGRWVYFSTFDPERVLVLSTAGGAPREIAKGAHPAWDGQRLLFASRDLRGGTRLQAVPIDEARGAPRGEPQTVGLMTGTLRDLALPRDGRRLAVTELEGAMNLTLLPLSGDGASAGGPELPLSQGQVVDGRPSFSPDGRWIAFTSDRLGKQEPWLLHREFRKLERLQFPGEDLGSLGIRWFPDSRELITTRMFDVAAGLSYSIWRAAVDGSRFEEILPPMSWATEVSLSRDGGTMVYTNRDAGGSQLYLFDLATRRSTPLTSTPGDKADAVFSPDGRFVAFTSNVTGASQVYRVPIAGGAPERMTSGDERMRHLFYSPDGRWLYVQPSHRNIWRLPAAGGALQQVTRFPESDLFLEEPAISPDARMLAYCRNHSASSLWLLTLATPPAR; encoded by the coding sequence ATGCGGCTCGCTCCCGGTTTTCGCCTCGGCCCCTACGAAATCCTCTCCCTCGCCGGCGCGGGCGGAATGGGCGAGGTCTACCGCGCGCTGGACATGAGGCTGGCGCGGGAGATAGCTCTCAAGGTGTTGCCCGAAGCTTTCGCGCGCGATCCCGAGCGCCTATCGCGGTTCGAGCGGGAAGCGCGGGTTCTCGCGTCGCTCAATCACCCCGGCATCGGAATCATCCACGGCCTCGAGAACATCGACGGAGTGCGGTTTCTGGTTCTGGAGCTGATTCCCGGCGAGACCCTGCAGGAGCGCCTGTCGCGGGGAGCCCTGCCGGCCGATGAGGCCCTGAATCTCGGCCGCCAAATCGCCGCAGCGCTGGAGGCGGCCCATGACAAGGGAGTGACCCACCGGGATCTCAAGCCCGCCAACGTCAAGCTTCCCGCGGAAGACAAGATCAAACTGCTCGATTTCGGCCTCGCGAAGGCCTTCAGCGAAGCGCTTCCTTCACGGGACGCAACGCTCTCCCCGACGATCACCAGCGGCGGAACGCGCCACGGCGTCATTCTCGGGACGGCCGCCTACATGAGCCCGGAGCAAGCGCGGGGGAAACCGACGGATCGCCGTACCGACATCTGGGCTTTCGGCTGCGTCCTCTATGAGATGCTCTCCGGCTTCAGGCCGTTCGCCGGCGAGACCGTCTCCGACACCATCGCCCGGATCCTGGAGCGCGAGCCCGACTGGAAGGCGCTTCCCCCCGCCACGCCGCCGAGGATTCGGAGCCTCCTCGGACGCTGCCTCCGAAAGGACGCCGACCGGCGGCTTCACGACATCGCCGACGGCCGCATCGAGATCGAGGACGCCCTGGCCGAGCCTCCCGGAACGAAAGCGGCAATCTCCCCGCTCGGCACGGAGCGGCACCGGAGGAAGTGGGTGACCTGGGGGGCAGCGGCTGTGACCATCGCGCTGCTCTCCTCCCTGACGACGGCAGTCCTTCTCCGGAAGGGCTCAGGCGGCTCATCCGACCGCCTTCGGCTTTCGGAGGTCGCCCGCCTCACGCACGATCCCGGGCTTTCGGAATGGCCCACCTGGTCCCCTGACGGCAGCCTGTTGGCGTTCGCTTCGAACCGCGGTGGCAATTTCGAGATTTACGTGCGCCGCGTGGACGGCGGGCAGGAAGTCAACGTCACGAACGATCCCTCGGAGGATTTTCAACCGGCGTTCTCGCCCGACGGCAAGTCGCTGGCGTTCGTTTCCACACGCTCCTCGCGCAGCAGCATGATCAAGATCGGCGGATTCCTTTCCTACGAGTTCCGGAAGTTCGGCGGCGATCTTTGGGTCGTTCCGGCGCTAGGCGGATCCGCCCGGCGCATCGCCCGGGACGCCAATACGCCGGCCTGGCATCCCGAGGGGACGAAGATCGCCTACGTCAGCGGCCTGGAGGGGCACCGCTCGATCCTTCAGGTCGCGGCGGATGGCGGCGAGCCGCAGGCTCTGCTCCCGGGAGCCGCCTCGCGCTGGGAGATCGTCCGTCTTCTCTATTCGCCGAGCGGCCGGTGGGTCTATTTCTCCACCTTCGATCCGGAGCGCGTGCTGGTCCTGTCCACCGCCGGCGGCGCGCCGCGCGAGATCGCTAAAGGGGCGCATCCCGCCTGGGACGGGCAGCGGCTGCTGTTCGCGAGCCGCGACCTGCGCGGCGGGACGCGCCTGCAGGCCGTGCCGATCGACGAGGCGCGCGGCGCGCCGCGCGGGGAGCCCCAGACGGTCGGCCTCATGACCGGGACCCTTCGCGATCTCGCGCTTCCTCGTGACGGGCGGCGTCTCGCCGTGACCGAGCTGGAAGGGGCGATGAACCTGACACTCCTGCCGCTTTCCGGCGACGGCGCTTCGGCTGGAGGACCGGAGCTGCCGCTCAGCCAGGGCCAGGTGGTGGACGGCCGCCCCTCGTTCTCCCCCGACGGCCGCTGGATCGCTTTCACCAGCGATCGCCTCGGCAAGCAGGAGCCGTGGCTCCTGCATCGCGAGTTCCGCAAGCTGGAGCGCCTCCAATTCCCCGGCGAAGACCTCGGCTCCCTCGGCATCCGCTGGTTCCCGGACAGCCGCGAGTTAATCACGACGCGGATGTTCGACGTCGCCGCCGGCCTGAGCTACTCGATCTGGCGCGCCGCGGTCGATGGAAGCCGATTCGAGGAGATTCTTCCCCCGATGTCCTGGGCGACGGAGGTCTCGCTCTCGCGCGACGGAGGGACGATGGTCTACACGAACCGGGATGCCGGGGGAAGCCAGCTCTACCTGTTCGATCTCGCCACGCGCCGGTCGACGCCGCTCACCTCCACGCCGGGCGACAAGGCGGATGCGGTTTTCTCACCCGACGGACGCTTCGTCGCCTTCACCTCCAACGTCACAGGGGCCAGCCAGGTCTATCGCGTGCCGATCGCGGGGGGTGCGCCGGAGAGGATGACGTCCGGCGACGAACGGATGCGCCATCTTTTCTACTCGCCCGACGGCCGCTGGCTCTACGTCCAGCCCAGCCACCGGAACATCTGGCGCCTGCCGGCCGCCGGAGGAGCGCTGCAGCAGGTGACGCGCTTTCCGGAATCGGACCTCTTCCTCGAAGAGCCCGCCATCTCTCCCGACGCCCGGATGCTCGCCTACTGCCGCAACCACAGCGCGTCGTCGCTCTGGCTGCTGACCCTCGCGACGCCGCCCGCGCGCTGA
- a CDS encoding NAD(P)-binding domain-containing protein: MKIGILGSGEVARTLAGGFLKHGHEVMMGTRSPAKLVDWARENPAGRVGRFAEAARFGEAIVLAVKGTAAADALRAAEPPNLAGKPVIDATNPIAEAPPVAGVLRFFTTLEDSLMERLQREFDGARFVKAFNSVGSALMVNPQLRGGPPTMFVCGNDETAKKIVYGILEQFGWEACDLGGAEAARAIEPLCILWCIPGFLRNDWRHAFKLLA; the protein is encoded by the coding sequence ATGAAAATCGGCATTCTCGGATCGGGCGAGGTGGCCCGGACGCTGGCGGGCGGCTTTCTCAAGCATGGCCACGAAGTGATGATGGGAACGCGGTCGCCGGCGAAGCTCGTGGACTGGGCCAGGGAGAATCCGGCCGGGCGGGTCGGCAGGTTCGCCGAAGCGGCCCGCTTCGGGGAGGCCATTGTCCTGGCAGTGAAGGGGACGGCGGCAGCCGACGCGCTGCGCGCCGCCGAGCCGCCGAACCTGGCCGGCAAGCCGGTCATCGACGCGACCAACCCGATTGCCGAGGCGCCGCCCGTCGCCGGCGTTCTGCGGTTCTTCACGACCCTCGAGGACTCCTTGATGGAGCGGCTCCAGCGCGAGTTCGACGGCGCCCGCTTCGTCAAGGCCTTCAACTCCGTCGGCAGCGCCCTGATGGTGAATCCGCAGCTCCGAGGCGGACCGCCGACGATGTTCGTCTGCGGGAACGACGAGACGGCGAAGAAGATCGTCTACGGAATCCTGGAGCAGTTCGGCTGGGAAGCCTGTGATCTAGGCGGCGCGGAGGCGGCCCGCGCCATCGAGCCGCTGTGCATCCTCTGGTGCATCCCCGGCTTCCTGCGCAACGATTGGCGGCACGCTTTCAAGCTGCTCGCCTAG
- a CDS encoding CBS domain-containing protein, giving the protein MKEEDIFPAGPGLRSGKNGKPRPGFQATTLQNLQNLKETSMRKCHEVMTKNPVVCMPGDLASKVAQIMKREDVGPVPIVESEQSRRLIGMVTDRDLAVKMVAEGRDVLTTKIDEVMTRRLVTCRADDDVQKALEAMGENQLRRIPVVDADDRIVGIIAQADLATRLNEPQKTADVIRKISQSNAD; this is encoded by the coding sequence ATGAAAGAAGAAGATATCTTCCCCGCCGGCCCGGGCTTGAGGAGCGGAAAAAATGGCAAGCCACGGCCGGGATTTCAAGCCACGACCCTGCAGAATCTGCAGAATCTCAAGGAGACCAGCATGAGGAAATGCCATGAAGTGATGACCAAGAATCCAGTGGTTTGCATGCCGGGCGATCTGGCGAGCAAGGTCGCTCAGATCATGAAGCGGGAGGACGTCGGTCCGGTGCCGATCGTCGAAAGCGAGCAAAGCCGCCGACTGATCGGCATGGTCACCGACCGCGACCTGGCGGTGAAGATGGTGGCGGAAGGGCGTGACGTGCTGACGACGAAGATCGATGAAGTCATGACCCGCCGCCTGGTGACGTGCCGCGCCGACGACGACGTCCAGAAGGCCCTCGAGGCGATGGGCGAGAATCAGCTGCGCCGCATCCCCGTCGTCGACGCGGACGACCGCATCGTCGGGATCATCGCCCAGGCCGATCTGGCCACGCGCCTGAACGAGCCGCAAAAGACGGCCGACGTCATCCGGAAGATTTCGCAATCGAACGCCGACTGA
- a CDS encoding YdeI/OmpD-associated family protein encodes MGRKDPRVDAYIEKSAVFARPILNHLREVVHAACPEVDETLKWGFPHFMHKGILCSMASFKQHCAFGFWKGTLLAEKHKGRAAIRETAMGEFGRITSLSDLPGEKALRRYVKDAVALNDAGVKLPRPKPKSGRSLRVPEDLQVALSKNRKARTIFEGFSPSHRREYVEWMTEAKTEATRRRRLETAVAWMAEGKVRNWKYLQK; translated from the coding sequence ATGGGACGAAAGGATCCGCGCGTCGACGCCTACATCGAGAAGTCAGCCGTTTTCGCCCGCCCCATCCTGAATCATCTTCGCGAGGTCGTGCATGCCGCCTGTCCCGAGGTGGACGAGACGTTGAAATGGGGCTTTCCCCATTTCATGCACAAGGGGATCCTCTGCAGCATGGCCTCCTTCAAGCAGCATTGCGCCTTCGGCTTCTGGAAGGGGACGCTGTTGGCGGAGAAGCACAAGGGCCGCGCCGCGATCCGGGAGACGGCGATGGGGGAATTCGGCCGGATCACGTCGTTATCGGACCTGCCCGGCGAGAAGGCGCTGAGGCGGTACGTCAAGGACGCCGTCGCGCTGAACGACGCCGGGGTGAAGCTGCCGCGCCCGAAGCCCAAAAGCGGGCGCTCGCTGCGGGTCCCTGAAGACCTTCAGGTGGCCCTGAGCAAGAATCGCAAGGCTCGGACGATCTTCGAAGGCTTCAGCCCGAGCCACCGGCGGGAATACGTGGAGTGGATGACGGAGGCGAAGACCGAGGCGACGCGCCGGCGCCGGCTGGAGACCGCCGTCGCCTGGATGGCCGAAGGAAAAGTCCGAAACTGGAAGTATCTCCAGAAGTGA
- a CDS encoding ornithine cyclodeaminase family protein → MILPMIVDEEAVRRLLRMEDLIPAMERALSGLSGGRAVQPLRTVLHVAEHAGFLGSMPAYHGALGAKLVTFYPGNRGIPTHHAVILLFRPETGEPLVVIDGRLITEMRTAAVSAVATRCLARPGASVLALLGAGVQAGSHLEALRLIREFRDVRVWSPRSGAAFMARHGIRATPTAEEAVRGAEVVVVATSSTQPVLRGDWLSPGAHVNAVGACRPDWRELDDAALRAARLYVESREAAGRESGDVIAAGSVFAEIGEVLAGTRPGRGSDQEITLFKSVGVAVEDVAAADLVHRKALAAQTGRAS, encoded by the coding sequence ATGATCCTTCCGATGATCGTCGATGAAGAGGCCGTGCGCCGGTTGCTCCGAATGGAGGATCTGATTCCCGCCATGGAGCGCGCCCTGTCCGGCCTCTCCGGCGGCAGGGCGGTGCAGCCGTTGCGGACGGTGCTGCACGTCGCCGAGCACGCCGGATTCCTGGGAAGCATGCCCGCCTATCATGGCGCCCTCGGCGCCAAGCTCGTCACGTTCTATCCAGGGAATCGCGGCATCCCGACGCATCACGCGGTGATTCTGCTTTTCCGGCCCGAGACGGGGGAGCCGCTCGTTGTGATCGACGGCCGCCTCATCACCGAGATGCGCACCGCGGCGGTCTCCGCCGTCGCCACGCGGTGCCTGGCCCGTCCCGGGGCCTCCGTCCTGGCGCTTCTGGGAGCCGGAGTCCAGGCGGGCAGCCACCTTGAGGCGCTGCGCTTGATCCGGGAGTTCCGGGACGTCCGGGTGTGGAGCCCCCGGAGCGGCGCCGCATTCATGGCGCGCCACGGCATCCGCGCCACGCCGACGGCGGAGGAGGCGGTCCGCGGCGCGGAGGTGGTCGTCGTGGCGACCAGCTCGACGCAGCCCGTCCTGCGCGGCGATTGGCTCTCCCCCGGGGCGCACGTCAACGCGGTGGGCGCCTGCCGACCCGACTGGAGGGAGCTGGACGACGCCGCGCTGCGCGCCGCCCGCCTCTACGTCGAATCGCGGGAAGCGGCGGGACGGGAGTCGGGCGACGTCATCGCCGCCGGGAGCGTCTTCGCCGAGATCGGTGAGGTCCTCGCCGGGACCCGGCCGGGGCGCGGCTCCGATCAGGAGATCACCTTGTTCAAATCGGTCGGGGTCGCCGTGGAAGACGTGGCCGCCGCCGATCTGGTCCATCGGAAAGCGCTCGCGGCGCAAACCGGACGGGCGTCTTGA
- a CDS encoding amidohydrolase family protein, which produces MKRLAWIVVLPMVVAAAASAPPVGFPGKARSVRYTILLAGNKAGFATSSVNPDGSLRLYWEYNDRGRGPQVNEKIVLDENGLPVRLENSGNDYLKAPVQERFYRAKGKARWKNRAEAGEREISGKAFYVSLSGVPEESAVLARALLAAGGRLPLLPAGNAAIDKRGELKIEVEGKSRTVVQFAITGLDFSPSPLWLDQDGKFFAVVNGSWLAVVREGWEPAVEALATAQDEFDERRAETLAQTLAYRPAGPLVFVHANVFDSARASMRPGTTVVIKGKRIAAVGADGKVVLPKGAEVVDAAGRTLLPGLWDMHVHLQPNDGLLHLGAGVTSVRDLGNDGERLLALRERFDHGTEIGPRVLMAGILDGRGPYAAPTKVFADSEAEAREAIDRYATLGYAQIKIYSSIKPALVSPIVVMAKRRGLRVSGHVPAFMNAQQFVRAGADEIQHMNFIFLNFMPDVKDTRTPARFTAVAARGAGIDVDSSPVKALIRLLRERQTVVDPTLNVFEGMFTARPGKVAPGFAEVADRVPSQIRRGFFYGGLAVPEGMDRRYQDSFRQMLRMAKALDDARVRIVAGTDSLAGFSLLRELELYEQAGIPAPRVLQIATLGAARVMHRDFWYGSIAPGKFADVILIDGDPSRRVGDLRRVKTVVKDGVVYQSSALYQALGVAEGK; this is translated from the coding sequence ATGAAAAGGCTGGCGTGGATCGTCGTTCTGCCGATGGTGGTCGCGGCGGCCGCGTCCGCACCGCCGGTTGGCTTCCCGGGGAAGGCGCGCTCTGTCCGCTACACGATCCTGCTGGCGGGGAACAAGGCGGGCTTCGCGACCTCCTCCGTGAATCCGGACGGCAGCCTTCGTCTGTACTGGGAATACAACGACCGCGGCCGGGGTCCGCAAGTCAATGAAAAGATTGTCCTCGACGAAAACGGTCTTCCCGTCCGACTGGAGAATTCCGGAAACGACTACCTGAAGGCGCCCGTCCAGGAGCGTTTCTACCGGGCGAAAGGCAAGGCCCGCTGGAAGAACCGCGCCGAGGCGGGTGAGAGGGAGATCTCCGGAAAGGCATTCTACGTGAGCCTTTCGGGGGTTCCGGAAGAGAGCGCCGTTCTGGCCCGGGCGCTGCTGGCCGCCGGAGGCCGCCTTCCCCTTCTGCCCGCCGGCAATGCCGCCATCGACAAGCGGGGTGAGCTGAAAATCGAGGTGGAAGGGAAGTCACGCACCGTCGTGCAGTTCGCCATAACCGGACTCGACTTCTCGCCGAGCCCCCTCTGGCTCGATCAGGACGGGAAGTTCTTTGCCGTGGTGAACGGCAGCTGGCTCGCCGTCGTTCGGGAAGGCTGGGAACCGGCGGTCGAGGCTCTGGCGACGGCGCAGGATGAATTTGACGAACGGCGGGCGGAAACGCTGGCGCAGACGCTGGCTTACCGGCCGGCCGGGCCTCTGGTGTTCGTCCACGCCAACGTGTTCGACAGCGCTCGGGCGAGCATGCGTCCCGGGACCACCGTCGTGATCAAGGGAAAGCGGATCGCCGCTGTCGGAGCGGACGGCAAGGTCGTCCTTCCGAAGGGCGCCGAGGTGGTCGACGCGGCCGGCCGAACTCTCCTGCCCGGTCTGTGGGACATGCACGTTCATCTGCAGCCGAACGACGGTCTGCTCCACCTGGGGGCGGGCGTGACCTCGGTGCGCGATCTCGGCAACGACGGCGAGCGTCTCCTCGCATTGCGCGAACGGTTCGACCACGGCACCGAAATCGGGCCGCGCGTGCTGATGGCCGGAATTCTGGACGGACGGGGCCCCTACGCCGCGCCGACGAAGGTCTTCGCCGATTCGGAGGCGGAGGCTCGGGAGGCGATCGATCGATACGCCACGCTCGGCTACGCCCAGATCAAGATCTACAGCTCGATCAAGCCGGCGCTGGTTTCGCCGATCGTCGTGATGGCCAAACGTCGCGGGCTGCGTGTCAGCGGACACGTGCCGGCGTTCATGAACGCCCAGCAGTTCGTGCGCGCCGGCGCCGACGAGATCCAGCACATGAATTTCATCTTCCTGAATTTCATGCCGGACGTGAAGGACACCCGCACGCCGGCTCGCTTCACGGCCGTCGCGGCGCGCGGCGCTGGAATCGACGTCGACTCCTCACCGGTGAAGGCATTGATCCGCCTGCTCCGGGAGCGCCAGACGGTCGTGGATCCGACGCTCAACGTCTTCGAAGGGATGTTCACGGCCCGTCCGGGGAAGGTCGCGCCGGGATTCGCGGAGGTCGCCGACCGGGTGCCCTCGCAGATCCGCAGAGGCTTCTTCTACGGAGGGCTGGCGGTCCCGGAGGGCATGGACCGGCGCTATCAGGATTCCTTCCGCCAAATGTTGAGGATGGCCAAAGCCTTGGACGACGCTCGCGTTCGCATCGTCGCGGGCACCGACTCGCTCGCCGGTTTTTCCCTGCTCCGGGAGCTGGAGCTCTACGAGCAGGCGGGCATTCCGGCACCGCGGGTCCTGCAGATTGCGACGCTGGGCGCCGCCCGGGTCATGCACCGGGATTTCTGGTATGGATCGATCGCGCCCGGCAAGTTCGCCGACGTGATTCTCATCGACGGGGATCCCTCCCGGCGCGTCGGCGACCTCCGGCGGGTGAAGACCGTCGTGAAGGACGGGGTCGTGTACCAGTCTTCAGCGCTCTACCAGGCGCTCGGCGTGGCGGAGGGAAAGTGA
- a CDS encoding glycosyltransferase family 39 protein, translated as MQRSPEPRLAVGTLGVLAALKLLLHLAAINHYGYFRDELYYLASTEHLDWGYVDHPPLSIAVLAAVRAAFGDSLAALRIVPVLSGVATIVLVGLMARRLGGGRFAQGLAALGALMAPVFLGQDRYYSMNAFDVLFWTLAVWTLVRALDGGGTRPWVVLGVVTGLGLLNKISMLWFGAGLLAGLLLTPHRRALRTIGPWLAGGIAGVIFLPYVLWEARHGWPTLEFMHNATTQKMAEVSPLRFLLEQILQMNPGAAPVWIAGILFGLFAREGRRWRALVWIYFAVLALLVAGGRSRASYLAVAYPMLLALGGVALEGVTATAGRRWMRPALAVLVVGLGLVALPMALPILPVETFVRYQSALGLSPKTEERHRMGPLPQHYADMFGWEQMTQLVAEAYRRLSPDERRHCRVFGQNYGEAGAIDVLGRRLGLPRALSGHNSYWLWGPGGDDWNVLIIIGGDRQDNAEFFEEIEIVGQTDSPWSMPYERGLDVSIARRPKMSIREAWPRLKMYI; from the coding sequence ATGCAGCGAAGCCCCGAGCCGAGACTGGCGGTGGGAACTCTCGGCGTCCTCGCCGCGCTGAAGCTGCTGCTGCACCTGGCCGCCATCAATCACTACGGCTATTTTCGGGACGAGCTCTACTACCTGGCGAGCACCGAGCATCTCGATTGGGGATACGTGGATCATCCGCCGCTTTCCATCGCCGTGCTGGCAGCGGTGCGGGCGGCCTTCGGCGACTCGCTGGCGGCGCTGCGGATCGTGCCGGTCCTCTCCGGCGTGGCGACGATCGTTCTCGTCGGTCTGATGGCGCGCCGGCTCGGGGGCGGGCGTTTCGCGCAGGGCCTCGCGGCGCTGGGCGCGCTGATGGCCCCGGTGTTTCTCGGCCAAGATCGGTACTACTCCATGAACGCGTTCGACGTTCTGTTCTGGACGCTGGCTGTCTGGACGCTAGTGCGGGCTCTCGACGGTGGCGGAACGCGACCTTGGGTGGTCCTGGGGGTGGTGACGGGGCTCGGACTCCTCAACAAGATCAGCATGCTCTGGTTCGGCGCCGGCCTGTTGGCGGGACTGCTCCTGACGCCGCACCGCCGGGCGCTTCGCACGATCGGGCCGTGGCTGGCGGGGGGGATCGCCGGGGTCATCTTCCTGCCCTACGTTCTCTGGGAAGCGCGACACGGATGGCCGACCCTCGAGTTCATGCACAACGCCACGACGCAGAAGATGGCGGAGGTCTCGCCGCTGCGCTTCCTGCTCGAGCAGATTCTCCAGATGAACCCGGGCGCCGCGCCGGTCTGGATCGCCGGAATCCTCTTCGGTCTCTTCGCCCGGGAAGGGCGGCGCTGGCGGGCGCTGGTGTGGATCTACTTCGCGGTCCTCGCGCTGCTCGTCGCGGGCGGCCGGAGCCGCGCCTCCTATCTGGCGGTCGCCTATCCGATGCTCCTGGCGCTCGGAGGAGTGGCCCTGGAAGGGGTGACCGCGACGGCGGGCCGGCGGTGGATGCGGCCGGCGCTGGCCGTGCTGGTCGTGGGGCTGGGGCTCGTGGCCCTGCCGATGGCGCTGCCGATCCTGCCGGTGGAGACCTTCGTGCGATACCAGTCCGCGCTGGGACTGTCGCCCAAGACCGAGGAGCGGCATCGAATGGGCCCGCTGCCCCAGCACTACGCCGACATGTTCGGATGGGAGCAGATGACTCAGCTCGTGGCCGAGGCGTACCGGCGGCTGAGTCCGGACGAGCGCCGGCACTGCCGCGTGTTCGGCCAGAACTATGGCGAGGCGGGAGCGATCGACGTCCTGGGCCGCCGGCTCGGCCTGCCGCGCGCGCTGAGCGGCCACAACAGCTACTGGCTGTGGGGCCCGGGAGGCGACGACTGGAACGTCCTCATCATCATCGGCGGCGATCGCCAGGACAACGCGGAGTTTTTCGAGGAAATCGAAATCGTCGGGCAGACCGATTCGCCCTGGTCGATGCCCTACGAGCGCGGCCTGGACGTCTCCATCGCCCGCCGTCCCAAAATGTCGATCCGCGAGGCGTGGCCGCGGCTGAAGATGTACATTTGA
- a CDS encoding PDZ domain-containing protein, which produces MAGLNRVAPYDWAAFFRDRVESLSPHPPTQGLERSGWRLTFAGTPSALQKAYEKNDKETDLSASLGIVVAKDGTIKDVVPGKPAHHAGVGPDMKILAVNGRRWSEDWSTENLRAAVAATKKSTKPLELLLENGEFIRAYSLDYHEGEKYPRLERIPGKKDLLTAILKSRS; this is translated from the coding sequence GTGGCGGGACTGAACCGCGTGGCTCCCTACGACTGGGCGGCCTTCTTCCGGGATCGGGTGGAATCGCTTTCGCCCCATCCTCCGACCCAGGGCCTGGAGCGCAGCGGCTGGCGTCTCACCTTTGCCGGAACTCCTTCCGCTCTCCAGAAGGCCTATGAGAAAAACGACAAGGAGACCGACCTGAGCGCCTCCCTCGGAATCGTGGTGGCGAAGGACGGCACCATTAAAGATGTCGTTCCGGGCAAGCCCGCCCACCACGCGGGGGTCGGGCCGGACATGAAGATTCTCGCCGTCAACGGACGCCGCTGGTCGGAGGACTGGTCGACGGAAAATCTCCGCGCCGCCGTCGCCGCCACGAAGAAATCGACGAAGCCCCTGGAGCTTCTCCTCGAGAACGGCGAGTTCATCCGCGCCTACTCCCTCGACTACCATGAGGGGGAAAAGTATCCGCGCCTGGAGAGAATCCCGGGAAAAAAGGACCTCCTCACCGCCATCCTGAAGAGCCGCTCGTGA